The proteins below come from a single Psychrobacter sp. PL19 genomic window:
- a CDS encoding P-II family nitrogen regulator, translating to MKLITAILKPFKLDDVREALSDIGVKGVTVTEVKGFGRQKGHTELYRGAEYVVDFLPKVKVEVAVIDEMVEPAIEAITRIASTGKIGDGKIFVTTLEQVIRIRTGETGPDAI from the coding sequence ATGAAGTTAATCACTGCGATTTTAAAACCGTTCAAGCTCGATGATGTACGAGAAGCACTTTCTGATATCGGTGTTAAAGGTGTCACCGTCACTGAGGTAAAAGGCTTCGGTCGCCAAAAAGGCCATACCGAGCTTTATCGCGGTGCAGAATACGTGGTGGACTTTTTACCTAAAGTGAAAGTTGAAGTGGCCGTTATTGATGAGATGGTTGAGCCTGCAATCGAGGCTATTACCCGTATCGCCAGCACCGGTAAAATTGGTGATGGCAAAATATTTGTTACTACCTTGGAACAAGTCATTCGTATTCGTACGGGTGAAACGGGTCCTGACGCTATCTAA
- a CDS encoding universal stress protein → MSNLKPDSIIACLDCPNHVQAVLDASMWASARLQAPIGMLHAVPSVQKKAAVNYSGCLNIGDESTLLDQFTSKEHLSDSELKAQGKLLLHQAAVYCEQHQPKRKMYTLHRHENLNESIDYVDDQAQLIIIGHHVTCKSTLSQLIRLSHCPILVTHAPFLPPTTALFAFDNRATAHKLLNWLCKTPMVRALTVHIVMVGKDNSENCDALREAYARLKQAGINTKKALLDCRDVSAALNYYQSKHDIGLLMTGAFGQSRLRELLQGSDTEKLLCSTKTPYLLFPKV, encoded by the coding sequence ATGAGTAATTTAAAGCCAGATAGTATCATTGCTTGTTTAGACTGTCCTAATCACGTCCAAGCAGTGTTGGATGCCAGTATGTGGGCGTCGGCACGTCTGCAAGCCCCTATTGGTATGCTCCATGCGGTGCCAAGCGTCCAGAAAAAGGCAGCTGTCAATTATTCAGGCTGCCTGAATATCGGTGATGAGAGCACCTTGCTTGATCAATTTACCAGCAAAGAACATTTAAGTGACTCTGAGCTAAAAGCTCAAGGCAAACTCCTGCTGCATCAAGCCGCAGTTTATTGCGAACAGCATCAACCTAAGCGTAAGATGTATACGCTACACCGACACGAAAACCTTAACGAAAGCATTGATTATGTTGATGATCAGGCGCAACTTATTATTATTGGCCATCATGTTACCTGTAAATCCACTCTGAGCCAGCTCATACGCTTAAGTCACTGCCCTATTTTGGTGACTCATGCACCATTTTTGCCCCCAACAACGGCTTTATTTGCCTTCGATAACCGTGCGACTGCGCATAAATTACTTAATTGGCTTTGTAAAACGCCTATGGTACGCGCGCTAACTGTACATATTGTCATGGTCGGTAAAGACAATTCTGAAAACTGTGATGCGCTACGTGAAGCTTATGCCCGTCTTAAGCAAGCCGGTATTAACACTAAAAAAGCGTTGCTAGATTGCCGCGATGTCAGTGCAGCCTTAAACTATTATCAAAGCAAGCATGATATTGGTCTATTAATGACGGGGGCTTTTGGGCAATCACGTCTTCGTGAGCTGCTCCAAGGTAGCGATACCGAAAAGCTACTTTGCAGTACTAAGACCCCGTACCTGCTATTCCCCAAAGTTTAA
- a CDS encoding STAS domain-containing protein: MHIDLSQAHFWDISAVDTLDKLVICLQREGIDVKVLGLSSESRTLIDRFSIYDQRDIDLLD, translated from the coding sequence GTGCATATTGATCTCAGTCAAGCCCACTTCTGGGATATCAGTGCCGTTGATACTTTAGACAAGCTAGTCATATGCTTGCAACGTGAAGGGATTGATGTCAAAGTGTTAGGACTCAGTAGTGAGAGTCGTACACTAATTGACCGTTTCTCTATCTATGATCAGCGCGATATTGACCTGTTGGATTAA
- the murD gene encoding UDP-N-acetylmuramoyl-L-alanine--D-glutamate ligase yields MTILAATETLLHKGSGLQVVVGLGQSGLSVAKYLADQGYQVAVTDNQSAPALAQELPAAVTIRQFGAIDADLLQRAARIIISPGISLNIEAVSAARQAKIPVVSDIQLFCDACEVPIVAITGSNAKSTVTTLVGQMAADAGVDVGVGGNIGVPALSLLTNANMQLAVLELSSFQLETVTHLGAQVATVLNMSPDHLDRHGDMLGYHQAKHRIFQGAKSVVISREDALTRPLVADNLPRLSTGIHAPDKGHYGLITDPNGQIHLARGTDRLLSADKLIIKGRHNLLNAQAALALGELAGLPLDSMLITLQRFTGLEHRCQYVATAADIDYFNDSKGTNIGSTMAAIEGLGAVYAPKDGKLLLILGGQGKGQKFGELTPFINQYVSQVLCIGEDSQQIEQHLRAAALSDEVMLHQCQTLEGAFATIQQVTASSLSQVQAVLLSPACASFDQFSGYAARGEYFSQLVAQLEAFTAS; encoded by the coding sequence ATGACCATTCTCGCCGCAACAGAAACCTTACTTCATAAAGGCAGTGGTCTACAAGTAGTGGTCGGCTTAGGACAATCCGGATTATCAGTGGCAAAGTATCTTGCCGATCAAGGTTACCAGGTGGCAGTCACAGACAATCAGTCAGCACCTGCATTGGCTCAGGAGTTACCGGCAGCAGTTACTATTCGGCAATTTGGCGCGATTGATGCCGATCTATTACAACGAGCAGCACGCATTATCATAAGCCCTGGTATCTCCCTTAACATCGAGGCAGTGTCTGCTGCTAGACAGGCGAAGATCCCGGTAGTTAGTGATATTCAGCTGTTTTGTGACGCCTGTGAGGTACCAATAGTAGCAATCACTGGCTCGAATGCCAAAAGTACGGTGACCACCTTGGTTGGACAAATGGCTGCTGATGCCGGCGTTGATGTTGGCGTTGGCGGCAATATTGGCGTGCCAGCATTGAGCTTACTTACTAATGCCAACATGCAGTTAGCGGTGCTTGAGCTGTCTAGCTTTCAGTTGGAGACAGTGACTCATTTAGGCGCGCAGGTCGCCACTGTACTCAATATGTCGCCTGATCATTTAGATCGTCATGGCGATATGCTCGGCTACCATCAAGCTAAGCATCGCATCTTTCAAGGCGCAAAGTCAGTGGTTATTAGTCGTGAAGACGCATTGACTCGACCTCTAGTAGCAGATAACTTACCACGGTTGAGTACGGGTATCCATGCCCCTGATAAAGGTCACTATGGTCTAATTACTGATCCTAACGGACAAATTCACCTGGCACGAGGTACTGACCGACTATTATCGGCGGACAAACTGATTATTAAAGGTCGCCATAACCTGCTCAATGCACAGGCTGCTCTAGCACTAGGTGAGCTTGCTGGTTTACCGCTTGATAGTATGCTGATCACGCTACAGCGATTCACCGGACTTGAACATCGTTGCCAATATGTCGCAACTGCCGCTGATATTGACTATTTTAATGATTCCAAAGGCACTAATATCGGCTCAACGATGGCTGCTATCGAAGGGCTAGGTGCAGTATATGCCCCCAAAGATGGCAAGCTGTTATTAATCTTAGGCGGACAAGGCAAAGGCCAAAAATTTGGCGAATTAACCCCTTTTATCAACCAGTATGTCAGTCAAGTACTGTGTATTGGTGAGGACAGCCAGCAGATTGAGCAGCATCTACGCGCTGCCGCATTAAGTGATGAGGTGATGTTACATCAATGCCAGACACTGGAGGGTGCTTTTGCGACCATTCAACAAGTGACCGCAAGTAGTCTGTCACAAGTACAAGCGGTGTTATTGTCACCGGCCTGTGCCAGCTTTGATCAGTTTAGTGGTTATGCGGCTCGCGGTGAATATTTTAGTCAGTTAGTCGCACAGTTAGAGGCGTTTACGGCCAGCTAG
- the ftsW gene encoding putative lipid II flippase FtsW — MALSFFSRSSRQSQSATGSDGILSMPSARAILLASVGCMLVLSLLMVASASIPFALSRGMTELYFFEHQLMYMGIGICVAAVPYYFLPLRTLYKTEMQFLLLAITGGLLFLTLLGTPINGSKRWLELGFLNFQVAELAKLVMIVFVADFVVRRSFEVRNGWDGFLRIFLVVGMITMLLLLQPDFGSLVVIVGTVFAIFYIAGAPYKQFLALGVLVVGLAVLAVTLVQYRLTRALSFIDPFDDVQDTDYQLARSLIAFGRGEFTGVGYGESVQKLSHLPEAHTDFLLAITGEELGFVGVTMVLLLEALIIGSAMRISYNALKRRQMRMSYTAFGIGIVFIAQTIINAAMNMGAIPTKGLTMPFFSYGGSSMLISLVMVALLLKIYKESPEIEKSQGRYY, encoded by the coding sequence ATGGCGCTCTCTTTCTTCTCTCGTTCATCTCGTCAATCGCAGTCAGCTACTGGCTCAGATGGTATCCTGTCCATGCCATCAGCACGTGCCATCTTATTAGCAAGTGTTGGCTGTATGCTGGTACTCAGTTTATTAATGGTGGCCTCTGCCTCTATTCCCTTTGCGCTCAGTCGCGGAATGACAGAGCTATACTTTTTTGAGCATCAGCTGATGTATATGGGTATTGGCATCTGTGTGGCGGCAGTGCCCTATTATTTCCTACCGCTACGAACCCTGTATAAAACTGAAATGCAATTTTTGCTGCTGGCCATTACCGGCGGATTGCTGTTTCTAACTTTACTTGGTACCCCTATTAATGGCTCTAAACGCTGGTTAGAGCTAGGCTTTCTTAACTTCCAAGTAGCGGAGCTGGCGAAATTAGTGATGATTGTGTTCGTTGCTGACTTTGTGGTGCGGCGCTCTTTTGAGGTACGTAATGGCTGGGATGGTTTTTTACGGATCTTTTTAGTCGTTGGTATGATAACGATGTTGCTGTTATTACAGCCAGATTTTGGCTCGCTAGTGGTTATTGTAGGGACTGTGTTTGCTATATTTTATATCGCTGGTGCCCCTTATAAGCAATTTCTAGCATTGGGCGTATTAGTCGTGGGCTTAGCGGTGCTAGCAGTGACCTTGGTACAGTATCGCCTGACACGCGCCTTATCATTTATAGATCCTTTTGATGATGTTCAGGACACCGATTATCAGCTGGCACGCAGCTTAATTGCTTTTGGTCGCGGAGAGTTTACAGGGGTTGGTTATGGTGAGAGTGTGCAAAAGCTATCGCACTTACCAGAGGCTCATACGGATTTTCTATTAGCGATTACGGGTGAAGAACTGGGCTTTGTAGGCGTCACTATGGTGCTGCTGCTTGAAGCGTTGATCATTGGTAGCGCTATGCGTATCAGCTACAATGCGCTTAAGCGTCGGCAGATGCGCATGAGCTATACCGCATTTGGGATCGGAATCGTCTTTATTGCGCAGACTATTATTAATGCGGCGATGAATATGGGCGCCATTCCAACCAAAGGTCTGACCATGCCATTCTTTAGTTATGGCGGCTCATCGATGCTAATCAGCTTAGTTATGGTCGCGCTGTTGTTGAAAATTTATAAAGAAAGCCCTGAGATAGAAAAAAGCCAGGGTCGCTATTACTAA
- the gluQRS gene encoding tRNA glutamyl-Q(34) synthetase GluQRS, translated as MTLINDHSLTPTRAPPAQPIGRFAPSPTGELHLGSLTTALASYCHIKSLGGKWLLRIEDTDTARCDNQFSEQILIDLEVLGLHWDGDVIYQSERVDIYNDYLSTVLHPRLYGCLCSRKSLTQYWQQQARKQQSLEQKNAPPNNTVPKSVTDALSRNQRYPRCCINANLDQQQHKLRIQLPDHMIGFMDGIQGMQWSNPQQTLGDMVVRRQDGMINYILAASIDDGLQQITHIMRGLDILPLTTAQISIMQAANLTAIDRWYHLPLICHTDGQKLSKQNLAQPIDTRKPSTLIANALQLLQQPSVDNDTPARMLEQAIAQWDNAPLQGISHLDMFSEFQEHKE; from the coding sequence TTGACACTCATTAATGATCATAGTCTTACTCCAACTCGGGCGCCGCCAGCACAGCCTATTGGCCGTTTTGCACCCTCGCCGACTGGTGAGCTACACCTTGGCTCATTGACCACTGCGCTAGCAAGTTATTGCCATATTAAGTCATTAGGTGGCAAATGGTTACTACGTATCGAAGACACTGATACCGCGCGCTGTGATAACCAGTTTAGCGAGCAGATACTGATAGATTTAGAAGTATTGGGCCTGCACTGGGACGGTGATGTCATTTACCAGTCTGAGCGTGTTGATATCTACAACGACTACTTGTCCACTGTACTGCATCCGCGACTCTACGGCTGCCTATGTTCCCGTAAAAGTCTAACGCAATATTGGCAACAACAAGCTAGGAAGCAACAATCTTTAGAGCAAAAAAATGCGCCACCAAACAACACAGTCCCCAAAAGCGTCACTGACGCCCTAAGCCGTAATCAACGGTATCCACGCTGTTGTATAAATGCCAATCTTGATCAGCAGCAGCATAAGCTACGTATACAGCTGCCCGATCATATGATTGGTTTTATGGATGGGATTCAAGGCATGCAATGGAGTAATCCCCAGCAAACTTTGGGGGATATGGTGGTGCGGCGTCAAGATGGCATGATTAATTATATTTTGGCGGCCAGTATTGATGATGGTCTGCAACAGATTACCCATATCATGCGCGGCTTAGATATCTTACCGCTGACCACGGCTCAGATTAGCATCATGCAGGCCGCTAACCTGACCGCTATTGACCGTTGGTATCATCTACCGCTGATATGTCATACTGACGGCCAAAAGCTCTCCAAGCAAAATCTCGCTCAGCCTATCGATACTCGCAAGCCTAGCACGCTAATTGCCAACGCTTTACAGCTGCTACAACAGCCATCTGTCGATAATGACACGCCAGCGCGCATGCTGGAGCAAGCGATCGCCCAATGGGATAACGCGCCTTTGCAAGGCATAAGTCATCTGGATATGTTCAGTGAGTTTCAGGAACATAAAGAATAA
- the dksA gene encoding RNA polymerase-binding protein DksA: MSTLTTNPSDVKFTPYVPAKDEEYMSDAQLEHFKAILLDWKHQLIGEADRTKTYIQDESSAMPDINDRATQEEEFALTLRTRDRERKLIRKIDKSMGEIENDDYGFCETCGVEIGLRRLEARPTATQCIDCKTLSEIKERQNQGA, translated from the coding sequence ATGAGCACCCTGACCACGAATCCGAGTGATGTTAAGTTCACCCCTTATGTGCCTGCCAAAGACGAAGAGTATATGTCTGATGCTCAGTTAGAGCATTTCAAGGCTATTTTGTTGGATTGGAAGCATCAACTGATCGGCGAAGCTGACCGCACAAAGACTTATATCCAAGATGAATCAAGCGCCATGCCTGACATCAACGACCGTGCCACTCAAGAAGAAGAGTTTGCATTAACCCTGCGTACGCGTGACCGTGAACGTAAGCTTATCCGCAAAATCGATAAGTCCATGGGTGAAATTGAAAATGACGACTATGGATTCTGTGAAACTTGCGGAGTAGAAATCGGTTTACGTCGCCTAGAAGCACGCCCAACCGCGACTCAGTGCATCGACTGTAAGACTTTATCTGAAATTAAAGAACGCCAAAACCAAGGTGCTTAA
- a CDS encoding metallophosphoesterase, with the protein MLSYPARRIYTPDEHVNVLQITDLHLSAHYPITSSTIAQNDDLTDSICQENFEASLRQALNEDIRCDLILVTGDLVSQVEPAIYDHIFKILKATNIPFACIAGNHDVTDEIVTEVPFFQRETIAQAADERLLSRHVIDTDYWQLLLLDSAIPGKVAGEVTDTDIDWLCEQLTADDKPALIAIHHHVLPMRSDWIDAHIAENTESFWQRMVPFDHLRVIISGHTHQEQVRYRQGVTVYSTPSTCYQFEPYKDDFTYDHDANPGYRWLQLANNGQVASWVKRLDT; encoded by the coding sequence ATGCTAAGCTACCCTGCCCGTAGGATTTACACGCCAGATGAGCACGTAAACGTCTTGCAGATCACTGACCTACATTTATCAGCCCACTATCCCATAACGAGCAGCACTATTGCTCAAAACGATGACCTCACTGACTCTATTTGTCAGGAAAATTTTGAAGCCAGCCTTCGACAGGCTTTGAACGAAGATATTCGCTGTGACTTGATTTTGGTCACTGGCGACTTGGTTAGTCAGGTTGAACCTGCTATTTATGATCATATTTTTAAGATACTAAAGGCGACTAATATCCCTTTTGCCTGTATCGCTGGCAACCATGACGTGACTGATGAAATAGTGACAGAGGTGCCTTTTTTTCAGCGAGAAACCATTGCTCAAGCGGCTGATGAGCGTTTGCTCAGTCGTCATGTCATTGATACTGACTACTGGCAGTTGTTATTATTAGACTCTGCTATCCCAGGTAAAGTCGCAGGGGAAGTCACTGATACCGATATTGATTGGTTGTGTGAGCAACTGACAGCTGACGATAAGCCAGCCCTAATCGCTATCCATCATCACGTACTACCGATGAGATCTGACTGGATAGACGCCCATATTGCAGAGAATACAGAGAGCTTTTGGCAACGTATGGTGCCCTTTGATCATCTGCGCGTTATCATTAGCGGCCATACTCATCAAGAACAAGTCCGCTATCGCCAAGGCGTTACTGTTTATAGCACGCCCTCTACCTGCTACCAGTTCGAGCCCTACAAAGATGACTTTACCTACGATCATGATGCAAACCCCGGTTATCGCTGGTTGCAATTGGCCAACAATGGGCAGGTTGCAAGCTGGGTCAAAAGACTGGATACTTGA
- a CDS encoding metal ABC transporter permease — translation MTAWLAIIAPAWIAGSILALLSAPLGCLVLWRRMAFFADALAHGTLLGVALAVWWQLPMGIGIAMVSVMVVVGLVLIDDERLPVDAVLAVVAVSLLCLGLLALTQLTDQQANVLGFLFGNLLELDWADLPLLATSVLIGLGLLAYIWPAQIKLATHEALARIQGINPTRQRLFFMGVLAGFCAIALQAVGSLLISGLLVLPALTARLYSASPKQMVIIALIVAQLGVTLGVWGSIWLDIQTGLTIVLVLAILFFAALIVSKLTTSKLMPSKFWTARR, via the coding sequence ATGACCGCTTGGTTAGCTATCATTGCCCCTGCTTGGATTGCCGGCAGTATTTTAGCCCTGCTATCAGCGCCCCTTGGATGTCTGGTATTGTGGCGACGCATGGCCTTTTTTGCAGATGCCTTAGCGCATGGAACCCTTCTCGGCGTTGCGCTAGCGGTGTGGTGGCAGTTGCCGATGGGTATTGGTATCGCTATGGTTAGCGTCATGGTGGTCGTAGGACTGGTGTTGATCGATGATGAGCGACTACCAGTCGATGCAGTACTGGCAGTGGTCGCGGTCTCACTACTGTGTTTGGGACTATTGGCCTTGACCCAGCTTACTGATCAACAAGCCAATGTATTGGGGTTTTTATTTGGTAATTTACTGGAGCTTGACTGGGCAGATCTGCCGTTACTTGCTACGAGTGTACTGATTGGACTCGGATTATTAGCTTATATTTGGCCAGCACAAATTAAACTGGCGACTCATGAAGCGTTAGCCCGTATTCAAGGCATTAACCCCACGCGGCAGCGGCTGTTTTTTATGGGAGTATTGGCTGGATTCTGTGCGATTGCCTTGCAAGCAGTTGGTAGCTTATTAATCAGTGGCTTGCTAGTACTACCAGCACTCACGGCGCGCCTATATTCAGCGTCACCTAAGCAGATGGTGATTATCGCACTGATCGTTGCTCAACTGGGCGTCACTTTAGGCGTTTGGGGCAGTATCTGGCTTGATATACAGACCGGACTGACCATTGTACTGGTCTTGGCCATTCTATTTTTCGCCGCGCTGATTGTCTCTAAATTAACGACCTCAAAATTAATGCCTTCAAAATTTTGGACGGCACGCCGTTAA
- a CDS encoding metal ABC transporter ATP-binding protein, producing the protein MNHPVSSSTQPPSTQQLDSFSKRDVPLLTLTDVSYHIGQQRLVSHINIDIAVNETVSLIGPNGAGKSTLVKLVLGLIMPSEGQIIAHQPLQLGYVPQRFAVPPILPLRVQDLLAQADKRRLTDSQRQFIFDNLSLTHLLSRQMLHLSGGETQRVLLARALLDKPNLLILDEPMQGLDPDTEVWLYQFIDELPDFLRCAMLVVSHDLHWVMKGSRRVICLNKHICCEGQPSDLAISAEFQKLFGHHYEQPYVHQPHACEHQAPSGLL; encoded by the coding sequence ATGAATCATCCTGTATCTTCATCTACACAACCACCCTCTACTCAACAGCTTGATTCGTTCTCTAAGCGTGATGTTCCGCTTCTTACTTTAACTGATGTCAGTTATCATATCGGGCAACAGCGCTTGGTATCGCATATTAATATTGATATTGCGGTCAATGAAACCGTTAGTCTTATTGGGCCTAATGGTGCTGGCAAGTCAACGTTGGTGAAGCTTGTTTTGGGGCTAATCATGCCCTCTGAAGGGCAAATTATTGCGCATCAACCGTTGCAGCTTGGTTATGTACCGCAACGTTTTGCCGTACCGCCGATCTTGCCACTGCGAGTCCAGGACTTATTGGCGCAAGCAGATAAGCGACGCTTGACTGATAGCCAGCGGCAATTCATTTTTGATAATTTGTCATTAACGCATCTACTATCACGGCAGATGTTGCACTTATCTGGTGGGGAGACTCAGCGGGTACTATTAGCACGCGCCTTGTTAGACAAGCCTAATTTACTGATTTTAGATGAGCCCATGCAGGGACTGGATCCTGATACGGAAGTGTGGCTATATCAGTTCATTGATGAGCTGCCCGATTTTCTACGTTGTGCGATGCTAGTAGTGTCACACGATTTGCATTGGGTAATGAAAGGCAGCCGACGAGTGATTTGTCTCAATAAACATATCTGCTGTGAAGGCCAACCCAGCGATCTGGCTATCAGTGCTGAGTTTCAAAAATTGTTTGGTCATCATTATGAGCAACCTTATGTACATCAGCCGCACGCTTGTGAACACCAAGCGCCAAGTGGGCTGTTGTAG
- a CDS encoding transcriptional repressor produces MSITSSGCESSTNGDVCDNHVHDNHLHDVQDFTPRDVVERLAAAKEQCRTRGVRFTPLRQQIYELVLQANKPVGAYDLITQLQRVRLLDTDNNVHETKNTTSKNVAPPTVYRSLEFLLSEGLIHQLTSINAYVPCCHPRAQHTAAFLICDQCQRVQECSSLPVQEMMSFAEQDVGFTVARSVIELSGICQACH; encoded by the coding sequence GTGTCTATTACTTCATCTGGCTGTGAGTCATCTACCAATGGCGATGTATGTGACAATCACGTACACGACAACCATCTGCATGATGTGCAAGACTTTACGCCGCGCGATGTAGTTGAGCGACTCGCAGCAGCAAAAGAGCAGTGCCGGACGCGTGGCGTACGCTTTACGCCTTTACGTCAGCAGATCTATGAACTGGTATTGCAGGCCAATAAACCAGTTGGCGCTTATGATCTCATTACTCAACTGCAGCGTGTACGGCTATTAGACACCGATAATAATGTCCATGAAACAAAAAATACCACATCAAAAAATGTCGCACCACCGACGGTTTATCGCAGCTTAGAGTTTTTGTTAAGTGAGGGCTTGATTCATCAACTGACTTCGATTAATGCTTATGTCCCCTGTTGTCATCCACGGGCACAACATACGGCAGCCTTCTTAATCTGTGACCAATGCCAGCGAGTGCAAGAATGTAGCAGCTTACCAGTACAAGAAATGATGAGCTTCGCTGAGCAAGATGTTGGCTTTACCGTTGCCCGTAGTGTCATTGAGCTTAGCGGCATTTGCCAGGCCTGCCACTAA
- a CDS encoding metal ABC transporter solute-binding protein, Zn/Mn family — MLGSLTLNAQAATVSVSNYPLFLLSQAVTEGSPAAKQLLQAGEVGHHGSISPGDIKAIQDSHFVVWFGASLENNLASSLESAPNAIALFDFNAFNRHPLRDVKGVPIAGTLDPHMWLDPENAKAITRALAVIHSHANPQYKKLYHANAQKFAQRMDSAVANEIQKVQQEKGQKAYPYWAYHDAYQYIEASLQLQFIGSLSADDHIAPKASQLRWLNEQRPAKQMCLVSPSSPAKGLLAKLQPVNTTVQAEDMSMSKDFVAGWSIMAQQIRRCIS; from the coding sequence ATGCTAGGCTCTTTAACCTTAAATGCTCAAGCAGCAACGGTCAGTGTCAGTAACTATCCACTGTTTTTATTGAGCCAAGCAGTGACTGAAGGTTCACCGGCAGCGAAACAATTATTACAAGCGGGGGAGGTGGGGCACCATGGTAGCATTAGCCCTGGTGATATCAAAGCCATTCAAGACAGCCATTTTGTGGTGTGGTTTGGTGCTTCTTTAGAGAATAATTTGGCATCAAGCCTAGAGTCAGCACCTAATGCTATTGCATTATTTGACTTCAATGCTTTTAATCGTCATCCGTTACGTGATGTCAAAGGTGTCCCTATTGCCGGCACGCTAGACCCGCACATGTGGCTCGATCCTGAGAACGCTAAAGCCATTACTCGTGCCCTCGCCGTTATCCATAGTCATGCTAACCCGCAATATAAAAAACTCTATCACGCTAATGCACAGAAATTTGCTCAGCGAATGGACAGTGCGGTGGCCAATGAGATACAGAAAGTTCAGCAGGAAAAAGGTCAAAAAGCGTATCCTTATTGGGCCTATCATGATGCTTATCAATATATAGAAGCCTCTCTACAACTACAGTTTATCGGTAGTCTGAGTGCCGATGACCATATAGCACCTAAGGCCAGTCAACTGCGCTGGCTTAACGAGCAAAGACCTGCTAAGCAAATGTGTTTGGTATCCCCAAGCAGCCCTGCTAAAGGATTACTTGCCAAGCTACAACCGGTGAATACTACAGTACAAGCCGAAGACATGAGTATGAGTAAAGACTTTGTGGCTGGCTGGAGTATTATGGCGCAGCAGATTCGTCGTTGTATTTCTTAA
- a CDS encoding ATP synthase subunit I, with translation MTKPAKRTQKDKIGIYLKRQAWILFILIIIASMLDIFWLHSALVVAKSSAIGALLSFATQAVFAGFIFWHSGYRARRHIVSQLYRGQMVKWLLTVLGFALIFITIQPLSAPALFVGFIVMQFSHTVMLSYVR, from the coding sequence ATGACCAAACCTGCCAAACGCACGCAAAAAGATAAAATTGGTATCTATCTCAAGCGCCAAGCATGGATACTGTTCATCCTAATTATTATTGCTTCGATGTTAGATATTTTTTGGCTACACAGTGCGTTGGTTGTCGCAAAAAGCAGTGCAATCGGTGCACTACTAAGCTTTGCGACCCAAGCAGTATTTGCCGGCTTCATCTTTTGGCATAGTGGGTATCGTGCGCGCCGACATATTGTCAGCCAGTTGTATCGAGGACAAATGGTCAAGTGGCTACTAACCGTGTTGGGTTTCGCATTGATCTTTATTACCATACAGCCTTTGTCCGCGCCTGCGTTATTTGTTGGTTTTATAGTCATGCAGTTTAGTCATACTGTGATGTTATCGTACGTACGCTGA